A window of the Nitrospirota bacterium genome harbors these coding sequences:
- a CDS encoding Gfo/Idh/MocA family oxidoreductase — protein sequence MGNRAGPAEVHLNPFRLRYLLVGLGHLGGKRRRILGRACVATVDPENREADHRGIEQAPDAGYDAVILCVPNGEKLKLLRECLARRKHVLVEKPLVFPDLEIARSTAALASQSGCVWYTSYNHRFEPHIRLLKRKLDESTLGEIYHARIQYGNGTVRNWLGTWRESGYGVIEDLGSHLIDLAGYLFGIQDTRFRLVDARRLESKAYDYCLFATPDRRFFFECANIMWKNTFRVDVYGEKGSLHAAGLTKWGAATFELHRRVLPSGRPVETTDRIEMEDPTWELDIKEFERRVQEGHTSLDGDWRISSSLHRLAEQAARFAECRETE from the coding sequence TTGGGGAATCGCGCCGGTCCGGCGGAGGTCCATCTGAACCCGTTCCGGCTGAGATATCTTCTGGTTGGGTTGGGCCATTTGGGCGGGAAGCGGCGTCGAATTCTCGGCCGCGCATGCGTGGCGACCGTGGACCCGGAAAATCGGGAGGCGGACCACCGAGGAATCGAGCAGGCGCCGGACGCCGGATACGATGCGGTGATCCTCTGCGTTCCGAACGGAGAGAAGCTGAAGCTTCTTCGGGAATGCCTGGCGAGGAGGAAGCATGTGCTTGTGGAAAAACCGCTGGTGTTTCCGGATTTGGAAATCGCACGCTCCACAGCGGCCCTGGCCTCCCAGTCCGGCTGCGTATGGTACACCTCCTACAACCATCGCTTTGAGCCGCACATCCGGCTGCTCAAACGAAAGTTGGACGAATCCACGTTGGGAGAGATCTACCACGCGCGGATACAGTACGGGAACGGGACGGTTCGGAACTGGTTGGGCACCTGGCGGGAGTCGGGCTACGGAGTGATCGAAGACCTCGGGTCTCATCTGATCGATCTGGCCGGCTATTTGTTCGGAATCCAGGACACACGGTTCCGCTTGGTGGACGCCCGCAGGTTGGAATCCAAGGCATACGACTACTGTCTCTTTGCGACGCCGGACCGGAGATTTTTCTTCGAATGCGCGAACATCATGTGGAAAAACACATTCCGCGTGGACGTCTACGGGGAAAAGGGTTCCCTCCATGCGGCGGGGTTGACCAAATGGGGGGCCGCGACGTTCGAGCTTCACCGTCGGGTCCTCCCCAGCGGCAGGCCGGTCGAGACGACGGACAGGATCGAAATGGAGGATCCGACTTGGGAACTGGATATCAAGGAGTTCGAGCGGCGCGTGCAGGAGGGCCACACCAGCCTGGACGGCGACTGGCGCATCTCGTCGAGCCTCCATCGTCTGGCCGAGCAGGCTGCGCGCTTCGCAGAATGCCGGGAGACCGAATGA
- a CDS encoding adenylyltransferase/cytidyltransferase family protein, translating to MFDPYKHKIKTVEELRAVIGPRPRTQTVVMCHGAFDIVHPGHIRHLLYAKTHGDILVASVTSDEFIDKGEGRPYVPHELRAANLAALEVVDYVIVDFRPEPLENIRSLQPDCFVKGYEYSAAGVHPKTQKEIEVVSSYGGKFIFSPGDVVYSSTKILAQHKPRLTLEKLGTLMEAEGVAFGRLRKTLESLAGVNVHVVGDTIVDKYSYCALLGPATKTPTFSVRLEQSKTFVGGAGIVAKHLRSLGAEVTLTTVLGEDSLAEMAMEDLKSSGVHVNAVRESHRPTILKERFWAGNYKLLQVDTLDNSPLAARQIEVIQGFIRNLPSDLVVFSDFRHGLFHSDSVKILTEAIPPGSLKVADSQVSSRWGNILDFKGFDLITPNEHEARFALGDQDSGVRSLAQRLMTAARARFVLLKLGARGILAYRSPKSSPRSFFHLDTFVERLVDAVGAGDALLATASLVLARTGDIVQAAILGSLAAAVACEQEGNIPIDTPGVMARLQSAQEMAGWGARRSARRKPAPLAPPGSLEAGMPKPRAAQPL from the coding sequence ATGTTCGACCCATACAAGCACAAGATCAAGACCGTCGAGGAACTGCGTGCCGTCATCGGTCCCCGTCCTCGGACGCAGACGGTGGTGATGTGTCACGGCGCCTTCGACATCGTTCACCCCGGACATATCCGTCACCTGCTCTACGCCAAGACCCACGGGGATATTTTGGTTGCAAGCGTGACTTCGGACGAATTCATCGACAAAGGTGAAGGCCGGCCCTACGTTCCGCACGAGTTGCGCGCCGCCAATCTCGCTGCGTTGGAGGTTGTCGATTATGTGATCGTGGATTTTCGTCCGGAGCCGCTGGAAAACATCAGGAGTCTCCAGCCCGATTGTTTTGTCAAGGGGTACGAATACTCCGCGGCCGGCGTGCATCCCAAGACCCAAAAGGAGATCGAGGTGGTATCGAGCTATGGGGGGAAGTTCATCTTCTCCCCGGGAGACGTCGTCTATTCATCGACAAAAATTCTGGCGCAACACAAGCCCCGCCTGACATTGGAGAAGCTGGGCACCCTCATGGAGGCCGAGGGGGTCGCGTTTGGGCGGCTCCGCAAGACTCTGGAAAGTTTGGCCGGCGTGAACGTTCACGTCGTAGGGGACACCATCGTGGACAAGTACTCTTACTGCGCTCTCCTTGGCCCTGCCACGAAGACTCCGACCTTCAGCGTTCGATTGGAGCAATCCAAGACGTTCGTCGGGGGGGCGGGTATTGTCGCGAAGCACCTCCGGAGCTTGGGAGCGGAGGTGACGCTTACGACCGTTCTGGGGGAGGATTCGCTCGCCGAAATGGCGATGGAAGACCTGAAATCCTCGGGCGTCCACGTCAACGCGGTTCGAGAGTCCCATCGGCCGACCATCCTGAAAGAGCGTTTTTGGGCGGGAAACTACAAACTGCTTCAGGTGGATACCCTGGACAACAGCCCGTTGGCCGCCAGACAAATCGAGGTCATCCAGGGTTTCATTCGGAATCTTCCCTCGGACTTGGTTGTGTTCAGCGATTTCCGACACGGCCTCTTCCACAGCGACTCGGTGAAGATACTCACGGAGGCCATTCCGCCCGGATCGTTGAAAGTGGCAGACAGCCAAGTGAGCAGCCGATGGGGAAACATCCTCGACTTCAAGGGGTTCGACCTCATCACGCCCAATGAGCACGAGGCCCGGTTCGCCCTGGGCGACCAAGATTCGGGTGTGCGATCCCTCGCCCAGCGACTCATGACGGCCGCCCGGGCCCGATTCGTACTTCTGAAATTGGGGGCGCGTGGAATCCTGGCCTATCGCAGCCCGAAAAGCAGTCCACGCAGTTTCTTTCACCTTGACACCTTTGTGGAGCGCTTGGTGGACGCCGTGGGCGCGGGCGATGCCCTGCTCGCCACGGCCAGCCTGGTGTTGGCGCGAACGGGCGATATCGTTCAGGCCGCCATCCTGGGGAGCTTGGCGGCCGCGGTGGCTTGTGAACAGGAAGGCAATATTCCGATCGATACGCCCGGCGTCATGGCCAGGCTCCAATCGGCCCAGGAGATGGCCGGCTGGGGGGCGCGCAGGAGCGCGCGGCGAAAACCGGCGCCCTTGGCGCCACCGGGCAGCCTTGAAGCGGGCATGCCCAAGCCCCGCGCGGCCCAGCCGCTGTAG